A genomic region of Exiguobacterium sp. Helios contains the following coding sequences:
- a CDS encoding DUF1292 domain-containing protein has product MQQNEPTHYVIPDGEGNEFKFAERLRYESPRSSKTYIFLEPVGADYDEAEEVDIFVYELEEYGDGDDDFNLVPIAEDDAETWDEIEEVFNTLEDELD; this is encoded by the coding sequence ATGCAACAGAATGAACCTACACATTACGTAATTCCCGATGGAGAAGGTAATGAATTTAAATTTGCCGAGCGTTTACGGTATGAAAGCCCGCGCTCAAGCAAAACGTATATTTTCCTTGAGCCAGTCGGAGCGGATTATGATGAAGCAGAAGAAGTCGATATCTTTGTTTATGAGTTAGAAGAATATGGTGATGGTGATGATGACTTCAACCTAGTTCCGATCGCAGAAGACGATGCAGAAACTTGGGATGAAATTGAAGAAGTCTTTAATACATTAGAAGACGAGCTTGACTAA
- a CDS encoding DUF1292 domain-containing protein, with protein MSEEKRQYLFPDEDGGEHLFEEWYRYVSERTGKTYLFLEMIGHPEEGADDLIICEIDEFGEGEDDFELSLIDENDEQTWDELEAALKERMNDATE; from the coding sequence ATGTCTGAAGAAAAACGGCAGTATCTCTTTCCTGATGAAGACGGTGGCGAACATCTTTTCGAAGAATGGTACCGTTATGTCAGTGAGCGAACCGGCAAGACCTATCTATTTCTCGAAATGATTGGTCATCCGGAAGAGGGCGCAGATGATTTGATCATTTGTGAAATCGACGAGTTTGGCGAAGGCGAAGATGATTTTGAATTGAGCCTGATTGATGAAAACGATGAGCAGACTTGGGATGAACTTGAGGCTGCATTAAAGGAGCGGATGAATGATGCAACAGAATGA
- the ruvX gene encoding Holliday junction resolvase RuvX yields the protein MKRAIGLDVGSKTIGVAVSDLMGWTAQGIETIKWTEPEYPVAFKRLEAIIKEYGVEIIVIGHPKNMNGSIGPRAEASEAFAREIETQTGLSTVLVDERLTTMQAERMLIDADVSRKKRKQVIDKMAAVMILQSYLDRANR from the coding sequence ATGAAGCGTGCCATCGGACTTGATGTCGGTTCGAAGACGATCGGTGTTGCGGTGAGTGATTTGATGGGCTGGACAGCACAAGGCATCGAGACCATCAAATGGACAGAACCTGAATATCCGGTCGCCTTCAAGCGACTCGAGGCAATTATTAAGGAATACGGTGTCGAAATCATCGTCATCGGACATCCGAAAAACATGAATGGATCAATTGGTCCCAGAGCTGAGGCGAGTGAAGCGTTCGCGCGTGAAATCGAGACGCAGACAGGCCTTTCGACCGTTCTTGTCGACGAGAGATTGACGACGATGCAGGCAGAACGTATGCTGATCGATGCCGATGTCAGTCGAAAAAAACGGAAACAAGTCATCGATAAGATGGCAGCAGTCATGATCCTACAATCTTATTTGGATCGGGCAAATCGATAA
- a CDS encoding IreB family regulatory phosphoprotein, translated as MSQMDQTMKFNFPEDDSQAATREVLLTVYHALEEKGYHPINQIVGYLLSGDPAYIPRHNDARNMIRKIERDELLEELVKSYLSESGDKK; from the coding sequence GTGAGTCAGATGGATCAAACGATGAAATTTAATTTTCCAGAAGACGATAGCCAGGCGGCAACACGCGAAGTATTGCTGACGGTCTATCATGCTTTAGAAGAAAAAGGCTATCATCCGATCAACCAAATCGTCGGATATCTACTTTCCGGTGATCCTGCTTACATTCCTCGTCATAACGATGCACGTAATATGATCCGAAAGATTGAGCGTGATGAACTACTGGAAGAACTCGTGAAATCTTATCTATCGGAGAGTGGAGACAAAAAATGA
- the alaS gene encoding alanine--tRNA ligase, translating to MKPLKPLTGAQIRQMYLDFFQSKGHAIEPSASLVPIEDPTLLWINSGVATLKKYFDGRVIPQNPRIVNAQKSIRTNDIENVGKTARHHTFFEMLGNFSVGDYFREDAIKWGWELLTSDEWYGLDPDRLSVTIHPEDDAARQIWLELGVPAERIIPLEDNFWEIGEGPSGPNTEIFFDRGPAFGDDPNDSELYPGGENERYLEIWNIVFSQYNHDGHGNYTELPRKNIDTGMGLERMASVMQDVPTNFDTDLFMPIIHKTEELSGKLYREDTKLDVAFKVIADHIRTVAFAIGDGALPSNEGRGYVLRRLLRRAVRYAKMLGIERPFMYELVDTVGSVMVDFYPQVPEKADFIKRVIKNEEERFHETLHDGLAILNTVAQAAKSNGEHVISGEDAFRLYDTYGFPLELTVEYAEDHQMSVDEEGFKRAMDEQRKRARAAREDGGSMQQQSEVLATLTVPSQFIGYTDLETDAKIIALLHDGERVTEVAAGEEAQLLLDITPFYAESGGEVADTGTITGPDFVLDVKDVQKAPNGQNLHTVIVRTGIALADATVHATVEASSRQAITKNHTATHLLHKALKDTLGTHVNQAGSLVSADRLRFDFSHFGAVTAEELTTIEQDVNQAIWASLAVDIEEMNIADAKAKGAMALFGEKYGETVRVVSAGTYSIELCGGIHVRNTAEIGLFKIVSESGIGAGTRRIEAVTGAGAYHVMNGHLQTLEQAARVLKTKTTEVPGRIEALQVQLRETERAHESLQAKLANIEAASLKEDVEQINGVQVLAKQVDVSDMDALRGMMDELKSSLGSAIIVLGSAQGDKVNLVASVSKDLIDQGYHAGKLIKEVATRCGGGGGGRPDMAQAGGKDPAKLNEALAFTSHYVQSLA from the coding sequence ATGAAACCATTAAAACCGTTGACGGGTGCACAAATCCGTCAGATGTATCTCGACTTTTTCCAGTCTAAAGGACATGCAATCGAACCAAGCGCATCGCTCGTTCCAATCGAGGATCCAACATTACTGTGGATCAACTCGGGTGTCGCTACGTTAAAAAAATATTTTGATGGACGAGTCATTCCGCAAAATCCGCGGATTGTCAACGCGCAGAAATCGATCCGGACGAACGATATCGAAAATGTCGGAAAAACAGCACGTCACCATACATTCTTTGAAATGCTTGGAAACTTTTCTGTCGGCGACTACTTCCGTGAAGATGCAATCAAATGGGGCTGGGAACTCTTGACGAGTGACGAGTGGTACGGACTTGATCCGGACCGTCTTTCCGTGACGATTCATCCGGAAGACGACGCAGCACGTCAAATCTGGCTTGAACTCGGTGTGCCGGCTGAACGTATCATTCCGCTGGAAGATAACTTCTGGGAAATTGGTGAGGGTCCTTCAGGTCCGAACACAGAGATTTTCTTCGACCGCGGACCGGCTTTCGGCGACGATCCGAACGATTCTGAATTGTATCCGGGCGGCGAAAACGAACGGTATCTCGAAATCTGGAACATCGTGTTCAGTCAATATAATCATGATGGACACGGCAATTACACAGAATTACCGCGTAAAAACATCGATACCGGGATGGGTCTTGAGCGGATGGCGAGCGTCATGCAAGATGTGCCGACGAACTTTGACACGGACTTGTTCATGCCGATCATCCATAAGACAGAAGAACTCAGCGGTAAACTTTACCGTGAAGACACAAAACTGGATGTCGCGTTCAAAGTCATTGCTGATCACATCCGGACGGTTGCCTTTGCAATCGGAGACGGTGCGTTGCCTTCGAACGAAGGACGCGGTTATGTCTTACGCCGCCTGCTTCGTCGTGCTGTCCGTTATGCAAAAATGCTCGGAATCGAACGTCCGTTCATGTACGAGCTCGTTGATACAGTCGGTAGCGTCATGGTCGATTTCTATCCACAAGTTCCAGAAAAAGCAGATTTCATCAAACGTGTCATTAAAAACGAAGAAGAACGATTCCACGAGACGTTACATGATGGTCTTGCCATCTTAAACACCGTGGCACAAGCAGCGAAGAGTAACGGTGAACACGTCATCAGCGGAGAAGATGCCTTCCGTTTGTATGATACGTATGGTTTCCCGCTCGAATTGACGGTTGAATATGCGGAAGATCATCAGATGTCTGTCGATGAAGAAGGATTTAAACGGGCAATGGATGAGCAACGGAAGCGTGCTCGTGCTGCCCGTGAAGACGGCGGTTCGATGCAACAACAATCAGAAGTGTTAGCAACGTTGACTGTTCCGAGCCAGTTCATCGGTTATACGGACCTTGAGACGGATGCTAAAATCATTGCTTTGTTGCATGATGGAGAACGAGTGACAGAAGTCGCTGCCGGCGAAGAAGCACAATTGTTGCTTGATATTACACCGTTTTATGCAGAAAGCGGTGGAGAAGTGGCGGACACAGGAACCATTACAGGTCCTGATTTCGTCCTTGATGTCAAAGATGTTCAAAAAGCACCGAACGGTCAAAACCTGCATACCGTTATTGTTCGGACGGGGATTGCTTTGGCAGATGCGACAGTTCATGCAACAGTCGAAGCGTCGTCACGTCAAGCCATCACAAAGAACCATACTGCAACCCACCTGTTGCACAAAGCATTAAAAGATACACTCGGGACACACGTCAACCAAGCCGGTTCACTCGTTTCGGCAGATCGTCTCCGGTTTGACTTCTCGCACTTCGGAGCAGTCACGGCTGAAGAATTGACAACTATCGAACAGGATGTCAACCAAGCAATCTGGGCATCACTTGCAGTCGACATTGAAGAGATGAACATTGCTGATGCGAAAGCAAAAGGTGCAATGGCTCTGTTTGGTGAAAAATACGGTGAGACGGTTCGTGTCGTTTCGGCTGGAACATATTCCATCGAATTATGCGGTGGAATCCATGTTCGAAACACGGCAGAAATCGGTCTGTTCAAGATTGTTTCCGAATCAGGAATCGGAGCTGGAACACGACGGATTGAAGCAGTCACAGGCGCTGGAGCATATCATGTGATGAACGGTCACCTGCAGACACTCGAGCAGGCAGCACGCGTACTGAAAACGAAGACGACTGAAGTACCGGGACGGATTGAAGCACTTCAAGTCCAGCTCCGCGAAACGGAACGTGCACACGAATCCCTACAAGCAAAACTGGCAAACATTGAAGCAGCATCATTGAAAGAGGATGTCGAGCAAATCAATGGAGTCCAAGTCCTTGCGAAGCAAGTCGACGTCTCGGATATGGATGCGCTTCGCGGTATGATGGATGAATTGAAGTCGAGTCTCGGTTCGGCAATCATCGTCCTCGGCAGCGCGCAGGGAGACAAAGTCAACCTCGTTGCAAGTGTCTCGAAAGACTTGATTGATCAAGGATACCATGCCGGTAAACTGATCAAGGAAGTAGCGACGCGTTGCGGCGGTGGCGGTGGCGGCCGCCCGGACATGGCACAGGCTGGCGGAAAAGATCCTGCAAAATTAAACGAAGCTCTTGCGTTTACTTCACATTACGTGCAATCACTGGCATAA
- a CDS encoding ATP-dependent RecD-like DNA helicase, which produces MEFRQKAGGVMEHPHQVVGRIKRVLFSSEEEAHSIVLMAIKEKNFELKETELVVTGTGVGIELGGTYQAFGRLIDHPRFGKQLKAELIRRSVPMTKHAAVRFLTNGSFTGIGPKTAKNIVDALGEDAIDIILKDSKALDRVPGLKQKQADVIFSRLATLYGVDQLMLFLAPFDVTPKLAAKIYAAYEGDAMARIRENPYSLMYEVSGIGFKTADQIASHLGLIGLHPERVAASIMHILEQEAGEGHAFATVESLLQRAPRLLGEDPGDRLEQAIELLLNEDKVKLEEGCLYLPTIFYAEVRAAKELARVMANGAEQEVDVATILSAIGQLEERFGMEYAVQQREAIELAVKAPLMVLTGGPGTGKTTVIKGILHALQEIHDWPLEKSQVKSGEVYPYVLVAPTGRAAKRLSEATDVPAMTIHRLLKYDGSNFQLDEDQPISGKVLIIDESSMIDIYLLSSLLRAVPNGMKILFVGDRDQLPSVGPGQVLADLMDTDGIPVVRLNVVHRQAEDSSILRLAHDLKNRVTSADLLAPLSDRRFYSLAPQESLRGIAAFAEKALAKGYSKFDVQILAPTYRGQVGIDELNIVLQQVYNPEAPKKREVKQGTRIYRSGDKILQLVNNAEENVYNGDIGEIVNIFFAKENVDKVDKIIARFDQTEVEYNRSEWDQFTHAYAITIHKAQGSEFPIVLMPVFFTGAFKHSRNLIYTAVTRAKASLLLFGDPRAFYKASQEEEPRRRTRLIERLGGMTKT; this is translated from the coding sequence ATGGAGTTCAGACAGAAAGCAGGTGGAGTGATGGAGCACCCCCATCAAGTAGTCGGCCGCATTAAACGTGTGCTTTTTTCCTCCGAAGAAGAAGCCCATTCCATCGTTTTGATGGCAATTAAAGAAAAGAACTTTGAATTAAAAGAAACAGAACTCGTCGTCACAGGAACCGGTGTCGGAATCGAACTCGGCGGAACGTATCAAGCATTCGGACGATTGATTGATCATCCGCGATTCGGTAAACAACTAAAAGCAGAGTTGATCCGCCGGTCGGTTCCGATGACGAAACACGCAGCCGTCCGTTTTTTGACGAACGGTTCGTTTACCGGCATTGGTCCGAAAACAGCGAAAAACATCGTCGATGCTCTTGGTGAAGATGCAATCGATATCATCTTAAAAGACAGCAAGGCACTTGACCGTGTCCCTGGACTGAAACAAAAACAGGCCGATGTCATCTTCAGCCGACTCGCAACCCTATACGGTGTTGATCAATTGATGCTTTTTTTAGCCCCGTTTGATGTTACTCCGAAACTCGCGGCGAAGATTTATGCGGCATATGAAGGAGACGCGATGGCGAGAATTCGGGAAAATCCTTATTCTTTAATGTACGAAGTCAGTGGCATCGGTTTTAAGACAGCTGATCAAATCGCCTCGCATCTGGGGCTTATCGGCTTGCATCCGGAACGGGTCGCAGCCTCCATCATGCATATACTCGAACAGGAGGCGGGAGAGGGGCATGCGTTTGCAACCGTCGAATCACTGTTGCAACGGGCACCCCGTCTACTCGGAGAAGATCCCGGCGACCGTCTCGAACAAGCCATCGAACTGTTGTTGAACGAAGATAAGGTCAAACTCGAAGAAGGCTGTTTGTATTTGCCGACGATTTTTTATGCGGAAGTCCGGGCGGCAAAGGAACTGGCCCGTGTCATGGCGAACGGAGCGGAGCAGGAAGTTGATGTCGCGACGATTTTGTCGGCCATCGGTCAGCTCGAAGAACGGTTCGGGATGGAATATGCAGTCCAACAACGGGAAGCCATCGAACTGGCGGTCAAAGCGCCGTTGATGGTCTTGACGGGTGGACCGGGTACCGGGAAGACGACCGTCATTAAAGGGATTTTGCACGCGCTGCAGGAAATTCATGATTGGCCGCTTGAAAAAAGTCAGGTCAAGTCGGGTGAGGTCTATCCCTATGTCCTTGTTGCTCCAACCGGACGAGCGGCAAAACGCTTGTCGGAAGCGACGGATGTTCCGGCGATGACCATCCATCGTTTGTTAAAATATGACGGGTCAAATTTTCAATTGGACGAAGACCAACCGATCTCGGGCAAGGTTTTGATCATTGATGAATCATCGATGATAGATATCTACCTGTTATCGAGTTTGTTACGAGCGGTACCGAATGGCATGAAGATTTTATTTGTCGGCGATCGTGATCAACTGCCGTCGGTCGGACCGGGACAAGTCCTGGCCGACTTAATGGACACAGACGGAATTCCGGTCGTTCGGCTCAATGTCGTTCACCGGCAAGCCGAGGATTCCTCGATTCTTCGGCTGGCTCACGATTTGAAAAACCGGGTCACGTCAGCTGACTTGCTTGCTCCGTTATCTGACCGGCGATTTTATTCGCTCGCCCCGCAAGAGTCGTTACGCGGTATCGCCGCCTTCGCGGAAAAAGCACTGGCGAAAGGCTATTCGAAGTTTGACGTCCAAATCCTGGCGCCGACGTATCGTGGACAGGTAGGAATCGATGAACTGAACATCGTCCTGCAACAGGTCTATAATCCGGAAGCGCCCAAAAAACGGGAAGTCAAACAAGGGACACGAATTTACCGGAGTGGAGATAAAATTCTTCAGCTCGTCAATAATGCGGAAGAAAATGTCTATAACGGGGATATCGGCGAAATCGTCAACATCTTTTTTGCAAAGGAAAATGTCGACAAGGTGGATAAAATCATTGCCCGGTTCGATCAGACAGAAGTCGAATACAACCGGAGTGAGTGGGATCAATTCACGCATGCGTATGCGATTACGATTCATAAAGCACAAGGGTCGGAGTTTCCGATTGTCCTGATGCCGGTCTTTTTCACCGGAGCCTTTAAACATTCCCGTAATCTCATCTATACGGCCGTCACACGGGCAAAAGCCAGTTTGTTGTTGTTCGGAGATCCCCGTGCCTTTTATAAAGCTTCCCAAGAGGAAGAACCACGCCGGCGGACCCGGCTGATTGAACGGCTCGGCGGTATGACAAAGACTTGA
- a CDS encoding VOC family protein: MGRLPVAGLCELVLEVEDMERAVAFWNGTLGIPIVEQWAPEDAEPSHEQEKQDGVWATWLYIGGNTRLGLWLKRDFTMEERTVKHLPVTEWDSLYDEGGVHVHCAFYVEKNEFKEALDLLRTASIDVKIREWDEQETSNDKEYSAYFKDTEQNVIELYTKNMDEAYEDFSGPPLRIVREVGH, encoded by the coding sequence ATGGGACGATTGCCAGTTGCCGGATTGTGTGAATTAGTGCTGGAAGTGGAAGATATGGAACGGGCTGTTGCCTTTTGGAACGGGACGCTTGGTATTCCGATTGTTGAACAGTGGGCACCGGAAGATGCCGAGCCGAGTCATGAACAGGAAAAGCAGGACGGCGTTTGGGCAACGTGGTTGTACATTGGCGGAAACACCCGTCTCGGCCTTTGGCTCAAACGTGACTTTACAATGGAAGAACGGACAGTCAAACACCTTCCTGTCACAGAGTGGGACAGCTTGTACGATGAAGGCGGAGTCCATGTCCATTGCGCCTTTTATGTCGAGAAAAATGAATTCAAAGAAGCCCTTGATCTGTTGCGTACTGCTTCAATTGATGTCAAAATTCGTGAATGGGATGAACAGGAGACATCGAATGATAAGGAGTACTCCGCTTACTTTAAAGATACGGAACAAAATGTCATCGAACTGTATACGAAAAACATGGACGAAGCGTATGAAGACTTTTCCGGTCCACCGTTACGAATCGTACGTGAAGTCGGACATTAA
- a CDS encoding lipopolysaccharide assembly protein LapB → MNYNEVGFRHLESGNYELAAQAFNDAIEEQPNDPTGYVNLGTLLQSMDDADRALRFYDKALTIDPTFASAHYAKGALYFSADLLVEAEESLRLALLHGLDDADLHFMLGLTYQKLGDPVRGIPRLKQATELNGVDVEIAFQYGLALAQNEQIEEAAEIFEQVLLLEETHTDARYNYAIALAFLGQQEACYTELETVLAYQPNHTMAQDAKAKMDALLN, encoded by the coding sequence ATGAACTACAACGAAGTCGGGTTCCGACATCTGGAGTCCGGGAATTATGAACTGGCGGCTCAAGCTTTTAACGATGCCATCGAAGAACAACCAAATGATCCGACAGGTTACGTCAATTTAGGGACATTGCTCCAATCAATGGACGATGCTGACCGGGCACTCCGGTTTTACGATAAGGCATTGACGATTGATCCAACGTTTGCCAGTGCCCATTATGCCAAAGGGGCATTATATTTCTCGGCGGATTTACTGGTGGAAGCCGAAGAATCATTGCGCCTTGCTTTGTTACATGGACTCGATGACGCGGATCTTCATTTCATGCTCGGTCTGACATATCAAAAGCTGGGTGATCCGGTCCGGGGAATTCCACGTTTGAAGCAAGCCACGGAACTGAACGGTGTAGATGTTGAAATCGCCTTCCAGTACGGTCTTGCCCTTGCTCAGAACGAACAGATTGAAGAAGCGGCTGAAATCTTCGAGCAGGTATTATTGCTGGAAGAGACACACACGGATGCCCGTTATAACTATGCCATTGCACTGGCTTTTTTAGGTCAGCAGGAAGCATGTTATACGGAACTCGAAACTGTTCTTGCTTATCAGCCGAACCATACGATGGCACAGGATGCGAAAGCGAAGATGGATGCCTTATTGAACTAA
- the mnmA gene encoding tRNA 2-thiouridine(34) synthase MnmA, whose amino-acid sequence MNTRAKAPEETTVVVGMSGGVDSSVTAYLLKEQGYNVIGIFMKNWDDTDENGFCTATEDYEDVIAVANQIGIPYYAVNFEKEYWDKVFTYFLEEYKLGRTPNPDVMCNKEIKFKAFLDHAMRLGADFVATGHYARAVYEDGEHKLLRGVDTNKDQTYFLNQLSQDQIAKAMFPIGHMEKSEVRKIAEEANLATAKKKDSTGICFIGERNFKQFLSQYLPAQPGEMRTLDGTTMGRHDGLMYYTMGQRHGLGIGGDGEPWFVVGKNLKENILFVEQGFHNELLYSEGLYASDISWTATMPVGTEFRCTAKFRYRQTDTPVTVRILDGGRLDVAFDERQRAITPGQAVVFYDGDICLGGATIDDAYKAGKQLTYLA is encoded by the coding sequence ATGAATACACGCGCAAAAGCACCGGAGGAAACAACGGTCGTCGTCGGGATGTCCGGCGGCGTCGATTCGTCCGTTACGGCTTATTTATTAAAAGAACAAGGATACAACGTCATCGGAATCTTCATGAAGAACTGGGACGATACCGACGAAAACGGATTTTGTACAGCAACGGAAGATTACGAAGATGTCATCGCTGTCGCCAATCAAATCGGCATTCCGTATTACGCAGTCAATTTCGAAAAAGAGTACTGGGACAAAGTCTTTACGTACTTCTTGGAGGAATATAAACTTGGCCGGACACCGAATCCGGATGTCATGTGTAATAAAGAAATTAAATTTAAAGCATTTCTTGACCATGCGATGCGCTTAGGGGCAGATTTTGTTGCGACGGGCCATTATGCGCGGGCTGTATATGAAGACGGTGAGCATAAATTATTACGCGGCGTCGATACAAACAAAGATCAAACGTATTTCTTGAACCAACTGTCGCAGGATCAAATCGCTAAAGCGATGTTCCCGATTGGACACATGGAAAAATCAGAAGTGCGGAAAATCGCCGAAGAAGCGAACCTCGCGACGGCGAAGAAAAAGGATTCGACCGGTATTTGTTTCATCGGGGAACGGAATTTCAAACAGTTCCTCAGTCAGTATCTGCCGGCGCAACCGGGTGAAATGCGGACACTTGACGGTACAACGATGGGACGTCATGACGGTCTGATGTATTACACGATGGGACAACGCCACGGTCTCGGGATTGGCGGAGACGGAGAACCATGGTTCGTCGTCGGGAAAAACCTCAAAGAGAATATCCTGTTCGTTGAGCAGGGATTTCATAATGAATTGCTTTATTCAGAGGGGTTATATGCGTCTGATATCAGCTGGACGGCAACGATGCCGGTCGGGACAGAATTCCGTTGTACAGCGAAGTTCCGTTACCGTCAAACGGATACACCTGTGACCGTTCGTATTCTGGACGGCGGACGGTTAGACGTCGCGTTCGACGAACGGCAACGGGCAATCACACCGGGACAAGCTGTCGTTTTCTATGACGGAGATATCTGTCTTGGCGGGGCGACGATTGACGATGCATACAAAGCGGGCAAACAGTTAACGTATCTTGCGTAA
- a CDS encoding cysteine desulfurase family protein: MMYFDHAATTPMRPEVLEKMTPYMLEQFGNPSSVHAFGRTGRAAIDTARRMMATELNARPTEIIFTSGGTESDNYAILGAAIQYQSKGRHVITTRFEHHAVLHAFEELEKRGFDVTYLDIPESGIVTEEALRAAVRPDTILVSMMFGNNEVGTVQPIAACGRFLREQQIVFHTDAVQVFAKSPIDVEAMHIDLLSASSHKINGPKGVGILYVRSAIKLAPQSYGGEQERKRRAGTENVAGIVGFAEAVRLTATEREEQTRQYRLLRTMLLERLRASTIDFEVNGAEGLPQVLNLYFPNVEIEPFLIMLDMRGIAVSSGSACTAGSVEPSHVLSAMYGENPRTKQSVRISFGRGNDAAQVELLAQGLIDVVKSFQNN; encoded by the coding sequence ATGATGTATTTTGATCACGCTGCAACGACGCCGATGCGGCCCGAAGTGCTCGAGAAGATGACACCATACATGCTTGAACAATTCGGAAATCCGTCAAGCGTCCATGCATTCGGACGAACAGGGCGGGCTGCGATTGACACGGCACGACGAATGATGGCGACGGAATTAAACGCCAGACCGACGGAAATCATCTTTACGAGCGGTGGCACGGAATCCGATAACTATGCCATCCTCGGTGCTGCCATCCAGTATCAATCGAAAGGGCGTCATGTCATCACAACGCGGTTTGAGCACCATGCCGTACTTCATGCTTTCGAGGAACTGGAGAAACGTGGATTTGACGTGACGTATCTTGATATTCCGGAGTCGGGCATCGTGACGGAAGAGGCTTTACGTGCAGCAGTTCGACCGGATACGATTTTAGTATCGATGATGTTCGGGAATAACGAAGTCGGAACGGTCCAGCCGATTGCGGCATGCGGTCGTTTCTTGCGTGAACAACAGATTGTGTTCCATACGGATGCTGTTCAAGTATTTGCGAAGTCGCCCATCGATGTAGAAGCGATGCACATTGATTTGCTGTCGGCATCGAGTCATAAAATCAATGGACCAAAAGGCGTCGGAATATTATATGTCCGGTCTGCTATCAAGTTAGCGCCTCAATCGTATGGTGGGGAACAGGAACGCAAGCGTCGTGCCGGAACGGAAAACGTCGCCGGAATTGTCGGGTTTGCGGAAGCTGTCCGGCTGACGGCAACGGAGCGGGAAGAGCAGACTCGACAGTACCGGCTGTTACGGACGATGTTGCTCGAACGGCTGCGAGCCTCAACGATTGATTTTGAAGTCAACGGGGCGGAAGGATTGCCGCAAGTCCTCAACCTGTATTTCCCAAACGTCGAAATTGAACCGTTTTTAATTATGCTCGACATGCGGGGGATTGCCGTTTCAAGCGGAAGTGCCTGTACGGCAGGATCGGTTGAGCCGTCGCATGTCCTGTCGGCGATGTACGGTGAAAATCCGCGAACGAAACAATCGGTCCGGATCAGCTTCGGCCGTGGAAACGATGCGGCACAAGTCGAACTGCTCGCACAAGGCCTGATAGATGTCGTAAAATCGTTTCAGAACAATTAA
- the cymR gene encoding cysteine metabolism transcriptional regulator CymR encodes MKISTKGRYGLTIMIALAKGGEAKPLSLKKIAQMYDLSEHYLEQLIAPLRNGGLVKSVRGAYGGYKLGRSAEDITAGDIIRLLEGPLVVVEGDNCDEVTKRKLWDKIQSAVDQVLDTTTLKDLAEEDDTGYMFYI; translated from the coding sequence ATGAAAATCTCGACAAAAGGCCGTTATGGTCTGACAATCATGATTGCACTCGCCAAAGGAGGCGAGGCAAAGCCATTGTCTTTAAAAAAAATTGCGCAGATGTATGATCTGTCCGAGCACTACCTGGAGCAATTGATTGCCCCGCTCCGTAACGGCGGTCTCGTCAAAAGTGTTCGCGGAGCATACGGTGGATATAAATTAGGCCGTTCAGCCGAAGACATTACCGCAGGGGATATCATCCGTCTGCTCGAAGGTCCGCTTGTCGTCGTCGAAGGCGACAATTGTGACGAAGTGACGAAACGGAAATTGTGGGATAAAATTCAAAGTGCCGTGGATCAAGTACTTGATACGACGACATTAAAGGATTTAGCGGAAGAAGACGATACAGGTTATATGTTTTATATATGA